In Cyclobacteriaceae bacterium, the DNA window CATTGAAACCCGCGGCGAAGGTCTTCATCATCTTGCTTTTGGCGTGAATGAAATCAAAGACACTATGAATGACCTTTCTGAGAAAGGCTTTAATATGCTGGCCGACGAACCCAAGCCCGGTGCTGATAATAAGATGATCGTATTCATTCATCCCAAAGCAACCAACAATGTTCTTGTTGAGCTTTGTGAAGAAAAGAAGTCCTAAAATTTAGGAGCCTTTTTGGGATGCAGTCCGTACTGTGTCTTATTATAGTAACGCCACTTTTCTTTACCAATGGCGGTATCTGAGTAAGGCTTTGGACCACACGCTGCGAAGATGATTAATGCCACTACAAAAAGGACGATTCTGGATTTCATAATTGGCTTGTTAGACACACATAAATACCACCGCTGGGATCGGAAAATGTCTATATGACGTTATCCTCTTACTTTTGGGGGACGAATCCCCATAAACCCCGCTGAACCGACGTTACCTATGGAGCAAAAAAGAACAGAAATTGATCAATTAGGAGAATTTGGGCTTATTGACCGTATTGCCGGCAATTTCGGCTTACAGCACCCTTCTTCTCTGAAGGGAATCGGAGATGATGCAGCTGTGATCGATGCGGGTGATGATGTGATGCTGTTGTCAACAGATATGCTCATCGAAGGAATTCATTTTGATCTTTCTTATGTACCGCTTCAGCACCTTGGATACAAAGCTGTTGCTGTCAATGTTTCTGATATCGCAGCCATGAATGGTAAGCCGGAGCAGATCCTGGTTGGGATTGCCATTAGTAATCGGTTTTCAGTAGAAGCTGTGGATGCACTCTATGCAGGCATTCGCGCAGCGTGCACTAATTATAAAGTTGATCTGGTAGGTGGTGATACCACAGCTTCTCCTTCTGGTTTGATTATCTCAATCAGTGTTGTTGGAAAAACAAAGAAAGGAAATGAAGTGTATCGCAGTGGTGCCAAAGACAAGGATATCATCTGCGTAACAGGAGATCTTGGTGGTGCTTATATTGGATTGCAAATTCTGGAACGTGAGAAAAGTGTTTACCTCACTAATCCCGACATGCAGCCTGAATTGGATAATCATGAATACGCCATCAGCAGACAGTTGAAACCTGAAGCAAGAATGGACATCATTTATGAGCTTGCTGATCTGGGTATTAAACCAAGCGCTATGATCGATGTGTCGGATGGACTGGCATCAGAACTTCTTCATATTTCAAGAAATTCAAATGTTGGTGTCAGAATATTTGAAGACAAAATTCCAATCGATGAGAATGCTTTCAACACTGCGGTAGAATTCAAACTCGATCCTTACACCTGCGCACTGAACGGCGGTGAAGACTATGAATTGTTATTCACCATTCATCAGTCAGACTTTGAAAAAGTTAAGAATCATGCAGATATTCATTTCATCGGGTACATTCATCCAGACTCAAAGCAGAACGTAATGATCACTAAAAATGAGAATGTTGTGCCTTTGAAAGCTCAGGGGTGGAGCCATTTCTAATGTCCACTAATCTTCAGGGTACGGAATAAATACGAATCGTGTGAATGCTTTGTCAATCACGAAAAGGCAGCAGAATTCATCAGGATCTTTGTAAGCATTTTTAAACTCTTCTTCTTTTTCTTTTCCCACCAATTCTCTTTGAAGGAACTCGTCCAGATATGAAGCATAATAGCTCCACGCGAGGGACTGCTCTGTGTTTTTCAACAACAACTGACCAATAGGTTGATCGTCCTGTGAAATTGGAAATATTGGATAAGCAAATCCTGCCTTGCGTATCTGGTAGGATGCTTCTTTCAGAGTGTCAGCCACTTTAACAAAGTCAGTGGAGATGGTTCCGAGATATTTTCCGCTTAATTCAGGATCGTTTGTCATAGAATCTGACCGCTAAAATAAATTTAAAAAATTCTAATTTCTGAAGAGGTGTCTATTAATTATTCACTTTCAGCCATTCGTCACAAAAATTTTTCAATTCTGGAAAGAATAAATGAAACTCTGACTGAAATTCATCATAGAACTTTTCAAGATCCTTTGTTGCCTCCTGCATTTTTGATTCGAAGGTCGCTCTGCGTGACATACCCGAAAGCGCCCTGTGAATGCCATTTACGGTTCCATAGTTAACCAGCCAGTTGTCACGCATCATATAAAATAATACGCGATTCACCTGCTCAGGTACGACGGCATGATGATTTTGAACGATCGCATATGCACGCTCTGCATAATGGCCGAGTGTTTCAGTAGAGTACTGTGTCCAGTTGGCAGCAAGAAAATGATCGTAGAAGATATCAATTATTACAGGCGAGTAATGCCGGTAGATTGGGAACAGGCGCTTCTTACTTTGCTTTACAATAGGATGATGATCTGTAAAGTCATCAATGGCCCGGTGTAATACTATACCGTTTGCAATGCCGATTCCATAAATTGGTGCCAGCTCACGGCCCTTAACAAAATCACCAATGAAATTACCGACCATCACTTCGGGATTGTTTCCGGACAGGTAGAGATGGGCAAGGAAATTCATCGATGTAAGTTAAATCAAGAACTTTAATTTTTTCAGGAAAGGATTTTTAACACATTTGACCCGGATAACTTTATAAAGATGCCATCAATTCAACAATTAAAGCTTCTGATCAATCTCGCCCGCATGGATGGAGATGTTGCTGAAAAAGAAAGACAGTATATCATAAACATTGGCCAGGCAAACCATCTGCTGGTGGCAGAAATTCTTCCGCTCTTCAGTGGGAGTGATTCGGAGGTGATCGTGCCGTCAGATCTCAACAGCGAAGAAAAATTCGAATATATTTTCTCACTCATTCAACTGACCAAAATTGATGAAAAGGTATACCGCAATGAGATCAAATACTGTGCTCAGGTAGCCTCTGCGCTCGGTTATCGTCAGGATGTCTTATTTGAACTGATGCTGAAAGTGAAATCAACTGCGATGGAAAAAGATGAACTGGAAGCTCTGAAAAAACTAACTGCCACTTATCTTCTTCACAGTTGATCGTTTGAGCCTTTTATAGTATCATCGGGTAAAATCCCATACCCATGAAAAAATTCCTCTCCCTGATTATTTTGTGCGTAGCTGTTCTTGCAGCAAACGCGCAGAGAACCCTTATTCATTGTGGCAGTCTCATCGACGGAAAAAACAAAGCACTTCAATCCCAGGTAACGCTTGTCATCGAAGGCAACAAGATTGTATCAGTTGCCAAAGGCTTTACCAAACCAGAAGGCAAAGATGTTCTTGTTGATCTGAGTAAAAAGACGGTCATGCCAGGATTGATTGATATGCACGTGCATCTTGAAAGTGAAACAAGCAAGGATGCTCTTGTTCAGCGCTTCACAATGAATGAAGCTGACATTGCCTTCAAATCAACCATCTATGCAAAGAAAACTTTGATGGCGGGATTTACAACTGTGCGTGATTGCGGTGGATCAGGAGTAAATATTTCTTTAAGGAATGCAATCAATCAGGGGATCGTGGTAGGTCCCCGTGTCCTTACTGCGGGTAAAGGTGTTGCCACAACAGGCGGGCATGGTGATCCGACCAATGGAAACCGTAAAGATCTGATGGGAGATCCGGGACCAAAGGAAGGTGTTATCAATAGTGCTGATGATGCATACAAGGCGATCCGTCAACGCTACAAGGATGGAGCTGACTTTATTAAAATTACAGCAACAGGCGGTGTTCTCAGTGTTGCAAAAGATGGTTCAGGTCCCCAGTTTACACAGGAAGAAGTGAATGCTATTGTTGCCGCTGCAAAAGATTATGGATTCCATACAGCAGCACATGCTCATGGGGCAGAGGGTATGAAACGCGCAGTGATTGCAGGGATCACTACCATTGAGCATGGAACATTAATGAGCGATGAAGTGATGGACCTGATGATCAAGCATGGTACCTATCATGTACCAACGATCATCGCAGGAAGATCAGCGGCAGATTACGCAAAGATCCCTGGCTACTATCATCCACTGGTGGTGCCAAAAGCACTGGCAATTGGATCCAAGATCCAGGAGAACTTTGGAAAGTCATATAAGAAAGGTGTTAAGATCGCTTTCGGAACAGATGCAGGAGTATTTCCTCATGGCGAAAATGCACGTGAGTTCGGATACATGGTAGAAGGCGGAATGCCAGCGATCGAAGCATTACTCTCTGCCATGCAGAATAATGCAAACATTCTAGGACTAGGAGATAAGATCGGATCCATCGAAGCAGGTAAGATTGCAGACATCGTAGCGGTGGATGAAAATCCTGTTAATAATATCAAGACGATGGAAAAAGTAACATTCGTCATGAGGGATGGAGTTATTTATAAGAATGAATAAATACTGATCATTTCAATAATGTCAATAAAAGGACGCCAGGATTAGATTCCCGGCGTCCTTTGTATTTTGCAAGCTCCCACCTTAAGAAAAATTAATCCCTCCTTCAGGTCAACCTTATTTCGTGATGATACATTGGTATCAAAATTCAAACACATGAAGAAGCTCCTGTATTTATTATTCTTTATTCCGGTGATCCTCAATGCTCAGGTCAAGTATGAGGTAAAGGAGTTTACAGGTACCGTTAAATCCATTGATATTGGATGGGGATTTGCTTTTGAGCGACTTAAAATGGAAGTGTCCGGAGTAAAGGCAATATTTTTATTCTATCCCCAATATGGAAAATTGATGATTGATAATTTTAAACCAGGGGACGTTGCTACAGTAAGAGTAAATGTGAACATAAAAGCGGCAGAGGCATTTTCAAAACTTCTGGCTACCAGCACAAATCCTTCGAAAGTGGAGGAGTATTTCTTCTACCGAGATTATATAACTGAGATTAAAATAGGTGATGCCTGGGTTCCTTTGCCGGAAGACAAGCAACAGGTATTCGATATGAGGACCCAGCGTAATAGAATATTCTTTGGCAAACGTGTTGAAGACTTGTATAAGGTCAATGGTTATACGCGGGCTGTCATTTGTGAAGGTGGCCTGGTGGGAAGTTATCCTATGGCCGGCGCTAAATATTCAATTAATGATATCAAAATAAATGATCGCATTACTTTCATGGGTTATAAGTTTACCGACAATAAGCCGGGAGTCGAGTATCCAAACAAAGACGTAAAAGAGGTCTATCATTTCTGGAGACTTAAGAACGAGGAAGGATTTATAAAATCATTTTTATATAAGCAGAATTCAGTTTGTCTTGGCCTGGTGATAGAAACAAATGAGGGTGACGTTCGCGTTTCGTTTCCCAGCAATTATGCTCAGAGGATAAACAAGTATGCTACTGGTAAGAGAATGACTTTTTGCCGAGCTCTTCAATACTCCAGTTTTAAAGAAGATAAAATAATGAATCCTCCTGAGCTCCATGCTATCATTTCCGAAGCAGATACCTTGAAAATTGAGGAAGCCGGTTTCTATGGGGGTGCAGATGTTGCGCATGACCATAAACCAGCTGTAGTATCGGGCAAAATATCAAAGGTCAACCGATCCGATCGGGGTGGAATTATGAATGTCATTTTAGGCAATGATGTTTATGTGGAGATCACTTATACCACCAGTGAACAGCTTGGCAAGTACCTGAAAAAGGGAATTGAAATGGAAGTAAGCGGCGATGAGAGAATAAAAAAGGAGGGAGAGATTTATTCGGAAGATTACAGGATCATCACGCCCCGCAAAGTCAAAGTCGACGGAAAAGAATTTTTATTACAGTAATTTGTAGAGCAAATGAAGATCCTCCTCATCGAAGACGAACCACGTCTCACAAGTTTTTTAAAAGAAGGACTGGAGCAAAATGCATATGCTGTTGACACCGCATCGAATGGCAGTGAAGGCCTGGAGCTTGCATCTTCCGGTGCCTACGACCTGATTGTCCTTGATGTTATGCTTCCCGGACAAAACGGATTTGAAGTATTGCAGAACATGAGGCAGTTTAAGATCAATACCCCTGTCATTATTGTAAGCGCACTCAGCAATAGTGATCAGGTCATTCAGGGACTGGATGCAGGAGCTGTCGACTATATCAAGAAGCCTTTTGATTTTGGAGAGTTCCTCGCGAGGATCAGAGCCGTTACCCGCAAGGGTGATCCCAGATCTTTCACCAAATATAAAATCAGGGGACTTGAGCTCGACTTGCTATCACGAAAAGCATTTCTGGAAGGAATTGAAGTGATGCTTACCAAAAGAGAATTTTCATTGCTTGAATTGCTGATGATGCATTCCAACCGGGTTCTTTCAAAAGCTGAAATTTCTGAAAAAGTATGGGAGGTGAATTTTGATATGGGTAGTAATGTCATTGAAGTGCACCTTTCCCAGTTGAGACGCAAGCTTCGTGAAGGGATCATCCATACAAAAGTGGGAATGGGATACTATATTGAGGGAGAATTACTCAAGCAATAATTGACACCTTCGTATTCGTTCGTAAAGAGCATCAGGGCAAAGGCATCCCTGCTGTTCTTTGCTGTGTTTCTGGTAATCATCCTTCCTGTGTTGTATGTCATTTATTCCAAAGTGACGAAGACTCTTGAACAAGCAGATACACGCGAGCTTAGGATGGAGGCAGATAAGATCATGGGACAGGTTTCTCTTGATCCTTTAGTCATTCCTCTTCCGCCTTCAAAGTATTCCATCAGGCTTCAGCATTATTACAATTTCTCTTACGAGGAAATCTTCACCTCTCCTGATTTTCCTGTTTTATCAGAAGAACTTTTCCTGTTGGATAGCTATGAGATCGATACACTCAAGATTGTCAACCTGTCACAAAAGGTAAGTGAATCGGGTACAATCATTCTTTCCCTTGCCCGCTCCAATACAAGACTTCTGGATGAAGTCAGAAATGTTAAACTGTACCTGATTACAGCCAGCATTTTAGCCATCATGGTGGCAGGCTTTCTGGTATTTATTGCAGCGGGATTTATGCTGAGACCATTTCAAAAGATTATCGGTGTGGCGGGCAGAATCAACGCATCCAATAGCATTGAACGTGTTCCGGTTCCTGATGCCCGGGATGAAAGTCGTCAATTGGCAGAAACGCTAAACGATATGCTTTCGCGAATCGAACTGTCTATTAAAAATCAGATTAACTTTTTTGCTTCCGCCACGCATGAATTGAAAACACCATTAGCGGTGATGCAAACAGAGCTGACCGTTTCGCTGGGAAATACAAATGATGGACAGATTAAAAAGATCCTTGAAAGTCAGCTCATGGAAGTGCAGAGACTTGACAGGATCATTCATGATTTTCTTTTGATGAGTCAACTGAAAGGTGAATCTCTATCCATCAGAAAAACGGAGCAGAGGCTCGAAGAAGTAATTTATGAAGCAGTAAAAAAGGTTAGGTATCTAAGCATTGAGCGGGGCACACAGATACAGATTAACCTGATGGATGAACAAACTCATACTTCGCAAAGCCTCGACTTTGATAAAATACAAACCGTGTTTATTAATCTCATCGAGAATGCCATAAAATACTCACCACACCAATCAGTCATAAGAAT includes these proteins:
- the mce gene encoding methylmalonyl-CoA epimerase translates to MDKLEHIGIAVKNLQKSNLLFEKLLGKPPYKIEEVEREGVRTSFFDVGGVKIELIEATRANSPIAKFIETRGEGLHHLAFGVNEIKDTMNDLSEKGFNMLADEPKPGADNKMIVFIHPKATNNVLVELCEEKKS
- the thiL gene encoding thiamine-phosphate kinase, which encodes MEQKRTEIDQLGEFGLIDRIAGNFGLQHPSSLKGIGDDAAVIDAGDDVMLLSTDMLIEGIHFDLSYVPLQHLGYKAVAVNVSDIAAMNGKPEQILVGIAISNRFSVEAVDALYAGIRAACTNYKVDLVGGDTTASPSGLIISISVVGKTKKGNEVYRSGAKDKDIICVTGDLGGAYIGLQILEREKSVYLTNPDMQPELDNHEYAISRQLKPEARMDIIYELADLGIKPSAMIDVSDGLASELLHISRNSNVGVRIFEDKIPIDENAFNTAVEFKLDPYTCALNGGEDYELLFTIHQSDFEKVKNHADIHFIGYIHPDSKQNVMITKNENVVPLKAQGWSHF
- a CDS encoding DUF479 domain-containing protein, which codes for MNFLAHLYLSGNNPEVMVGNFIGDFVKGRELAPIYGIGIANGIVLHRAIDDFTDHHPIVKQSKKRLFPIYRHYSPVIIDIFYDHFLAANWTQYSTETLGHYAERAYAIVQNHHAVVPEQVNRVLFYMMRDNWLVNYGTVNGIHRALSGMSRRATFESKMQEATKDLEKFYDEFQSEFHLFFPELKNFCDEWLKVNN
- a CDS encoding TerB family tellurite resistance protein, which codes for MPSIQQLKLLINLARMDGDVAEKERQYIINIGQANHLLVAEILPLFSGSDSEVIVPSDLNSEEKFEYIFSLIQLTKIDEKVYRNEIKYCAQVASALGYRQDVLFELMLKVKSTAMEKDELEALKKLTATYLLHS
- a CDS encoding amidohydrolase family protein; the protein is MKKFLSLIILCVAVLAANAQRTLIHCGSLIDGKNKALQSQVTLVIEGNKIVSVAKGFTKPEGKDVLVDLSKKTVMPGLIDMHVHLESETSKDALVQRFTMNEADIAFKSTIYAKKTLMAGFTTVRDCGGSGVNISLRNAINQGIVVGPRVLTAGKGVATTGGHGDPTNGNRKDLMGDPGPKEGVINSADDAYKAIRQRYKDGADFIKITATGGVLSVAKDGSGPQFTQEEVNAIVAAAKDYGFHTAAHAHGAEGMKRAVIAGITTIEHGTLMSDEVMDLMIKHGTYHVPTIIAGRSAADYAKIPGYYHPLVVPKALAIGSKIQENFGKSYKKGVKIAFGTDAGVFPHGENAREFGYMVEGGMPAIEALLSAMQNNANILGLGDKIGSIEAGKIADIVAVDENPVNNIKTMEKVTFVMRDGVIYKNE
- a CDS encoding response regulator transcription factor, with the protein product MKILLIEDEPRLTSFLKEGLEQNAYAVDTASNGSEGLELASSGAYDLIVLDVMLPGQNGFEVLQNMRQFKINTPVIIVSALSNSDQVIQGLDAGAVDYIKKPFDFGEFLARIRAVTRKGDPRSFTKYKIRGLELDLLSRKAFLEGIEVMLTKREFSLLELLMMHSNRVLSKAEISEKVWEVNFDMGSNVIEVHLSQLRRKLREGIIHTKVGMGYYIEGELLKQ
- a CDS encoding HAMP domain-containing histidine kinase, giving the protein MTPSYSFVKSIRAKASLLFFAVFLVIILPVLYVIYSKVTKTLEQADTRELRMEADKIMGQVSLDPLVIPLPPSKYSIRLQHYYNFSYEEIFTSPDFPVLSEELFLLDSYEIDTLKIVNLSQKVSESGTIILSLARSNTRLLDEVRNVKLYLITASILAIMVAGFLVFIAAGFMLRPFQKIIGVAGRINASNSIERVPVPDARDESRQLAETLNDMLSRIELSIKNQINFFASATHELKTPLAVMQTELTVSLGNTNDGQIKKILESQLMEVQRLDRIIHDFLLMSQLKGESLSIRKTEQRLEEVIYEAVKKVRYLSIERGTQIQINLMDEQTHTSQSLDFDKIQTVFINLIENAIKYSPHQSVIRINIMRDAVSIVNKTINPVTNIQSLTSEFNKSEELSSGLGMGLWLCNQIIILHEAELKLSYNDSEFSATILFGTR